The Liolophura sinensis isolate JHLJ2023 chromosome 8, CUHK_Ljap_v2, whole genome shotgun sequence sequence AGAAAAGTGACCTGGTCATACTAGGCAAACAGGCCATCGATGATGACTGTAATCAAACGGGTCAAATGACTGCGGCGATACTCGACTGGCCGCAAGCGACGTTCGCTTCCAAAGTGGAGAAAAACAACGGAGGCCTCGACGTAACCCGTGAAGTTGACGGTGGGCTGGAAACGATCAAAGTGAAACTGCCTGCAGTTGTTACGTCTGACCTGAGACTGAATGAGCCACGGTACGCAACGCTGCCAAACATCATGAAAGCCAAGAAGAAACCACTGACCAAAAAATCTGCAGCGGATTACGGCGTGGATTTGACCCCGAGGATGGAACAGATCAGTGTGGAGGACCCTCCAGTCCGAGAGGCTGGTTCCAAAGTGGAGAGTGTGGAGGAACTGTTAGCCAAGCTGAAGGAGAAGGGACTTGTGTGATCCTAATGACTGTTATAGATAGCCAGTACAATTGTTTTTTGATACATGATAAAGTAAAGGATCAGTAGAAATGTTATGCAACCAAGCAATGTTGAATCATTAATCAGTGAGCTGAAAGACAGAATGGACCATGTCGTAAACTGAGATCATAGTATAACATTCAGTCTGgctttgtgttgaattcatCAATGGGTACACTGCTGTGTTGGCCAGTGTTTTCATGTTTGGAAGCTAGCCAGAGAAATTATTATTTCACATGGACATCTGCATGCAGATTTAAAAATCAGGAGTTAGAAATATTGGATGAGTTTTACATATGTCTTTTCTTCTGCCCTATGTTACTGTACTATGTCACCTAAACCTCTGTGTTTCTATGGGCATTTGGTGAGACTTCTGTAGACAAGTTTcgcattgtaaataaatttggtTCAGTCATTCAGGGAAATCAAAATAGCTTGTTATTCGTTTTATGTAAGTTTGCAgttaaagggagacaatttgGGATAAAAATTTGCCGGAGTTTTGTCCCCTGGATTGCCAGCTATCTTGAAGCTGAGCGTAGCAAGCGTTATTATTGCTCAATAGGCACTATTTGACTTTCCATTACTCcgtgaattttatttatatgattggtttGTAACACTGTAGAAAAAGGATTTCATTCTTGAATCTTTGTAATACTTTGCAATACCGATAATGCAACTGCGTAGAcaaacttttcagttttcagagATTTCTTTGCAATAACTGATGGTGTGATAAATGCTTCCTTTGGCTCATGGTCAAGTAAGAAAAGCCAAAAAACATCTCTATTTGGTCACATTAAGCAGAATAACCTGTTaatatttaaaactattttcatatatagtatttattgtaTGGTAACAGAGTATTGGACTGTAAAGTTTCTACTTTAGGTACTACCGTCTAGTTGAAGCTataaattttttatattttatcagaAATAGCTTTGAAGATCAGTATTTGTAGGTTGGTGTCAGTGATAATGCGATATATTTAGTAGTGATAAGGTTGAAGTGTTGTGGATCAGGTTTGATAGGCCTCATTCATATAAGAACAAGTCAGTCAAGGACATGCCCCATCACCTGTGCTGAACTTTTGTACATTGTAGTAC is a genomic window containing:
- the LOC135473801 gene encoding electron transfer flavoprotein subunit beta-like — its product is MSGLRVLVGCKRVIDYAVKVRVKPDKTGVVTEGVKHSMNPFDEIAVEEAVRLKEKKIASELLAVSCGPSQCQETLRTALAMGVDKAIHVEIGAKEFETMQPIHVSKILAKIAQEEKSDLVILGKQAIDDDCNQTGQMTAAILDWPQATFASKVEKNNGGLDVTREVDGGLETIKVKLPAVVTSDLRLNEPRYATLPNIMKAKKKPLTKKSAADYGVDLTPRMEQISVEDPPVREAGSKVESVEELLAKLKEKGLV